The following coding sequences are from one Lolium rigidum isolate FL_2022 chromosome 6, APGP_CSIRO_Lrig_0.1, whole genome shotgun sequence window:
- the LOC124668366 gene encoding L-type lectin-domain containing receptor kinase SIT2-like, translating to MKLFFLCFLLSFGLVASFTATSDDQLLYLGFTAGTNLTVDDAATVKANGLLELTNGSLGCKGHAFYPIPFHFRKSHNDTVQSFSVSFVFAIRSSYPIMSRQGLAFIITPSMNFSDALANQYLGFMNSKNNGNFSNHIFAIELDTVLNIEFQDINTNHVGIDINGLHSIKSYPAGYYEDWNGSFQNMTLASGDAMQVWVDYNAEAKKINVTMAPLQMEKPTRPLISADYDLSIVLKEPSYIGFSSSGGEVDSRHYVLGWSFGMNKPAPQINIAKLPRLPHPKHQPKLLKIILPIVSATFIFVVGSMVILHVRRKSRYSELKEDWEVEFGPHRLSYKELFHATEGFKNKHLLGAGGFGKVYKGILPSTKLEVAVKRVSHESRQGLKEFVAEVVSIGRIRHRNLVQLLGYCRRKGELLLVYDYMPNGSLDKYLYCDEQTLALNWAQRFRIIKDIASGLFYLHERWEKVVIHRDIKASNVLLDSEMNGRLGDFGLARLHDHGANLQTTHVVGTIGYLAPELVCTGKATPLTDVFAFGMFLLEVACGKRPVNSNPQGNQPLLVDWVLEHWNKGALSEVVDTRLQSDYNVDEACLVLKLGLLCAHPFANVRPNMQSIIRYLDGDSQLPELTDTDMSFSLLSIMQGEGFDPYALSYLSSKMSIGTISDISGGR from the coding sequence ATGAAGCTCTTCTTTCTTTGTTTCCTCCTCAGCTTTGGCCTTGTCGCATCTTTCACTGCAACAAGTGATGACCAACTATTGTACCTTGGCTTCACAGCCGGTACTAATCTCACCGTCGATGATGCTGCTACAGTCAAGGCGAACGGACTCCTTGAGCTAACCAATGGCTCACTTGGTTGCAAAGGTCATGCTTTCTACCCAATTCCCTTTCACTTCCGCAAATCACATAATGATACCGTGCAATCTTTCTCAGTTTCCTTTGTCTTTGCCATCCGCTCTAGCTACCCCATCATGAGCCGACAGGGCTTGGCCTTCATCATCACCCCAAGCATGAACTTCTCAGATGCATTGGCCAATCAATACTTGGGATTCATGAACTCCAAAAACAACGGCAACTTTAGCAATCACATATTTGCCATCGAGCTAGACACTGTCCTAAACATCGAGTTTCAAGACATCAACACCAACCATGTAGGTATCGACATCAATGGCCTCCACTCTATAAAGTCCTACCCTGCAGGGTACTATGAGGATTGGAATGGTAGCTTCCAAAACATGACTCTTGCTAGTGGTGATGCGATGCAAGTGTGGGTGGACTATAATGCTGAAGCCAAGAAAATCAATGTGACCATGGCTCCCCTTCAAATGGAAAAACCTACCAGGCCACTCATCTCAGCAGATTATGACCTCTCAATTGTGTTGAAAGAGCCATCCTACATCGGGTTCTCATCTTCAGGTGGAGAGGTCGATTCACGACATTATGTGCTTGGTTGGAGTTTTGGGATGAACAAACCAGCTCCACAGATCAATATTGCAAAGCTGCCGAGGCTACCTCATCCAAAGCATCAGCCAAAGCTCCTGAAAATCATCCTACCAATAGTCAGTGCAACATTCATATTTGTTGTGGGTTCAATGGTCATTTTACATGTGAGGAGAAAATCGAGGTATAGTGAGCTAAAAGAAGATTGGGAGGTCGAGTTCGGGCCACATCGGTTGTCATACAAGGAGTTGTTCCATGCCACAGAAGGGTTTAAAAACAAACATCTACTTGGTGCAGGAGGGTTTGGGAAAGTATATAAAGGAATACTTCCATCAACTAAATTAGAAGTTGCCGTGAAGAGAGTGTCCCATGAGTCGAGACAAGGTTTGAAGGAGTTTGTTGCTGAGGTTGTCAGTATTGGCCGCATCCGACATCGTAACCTTGTTCAGCTACTTGGCTATTGTAGGAGAAAAGGTGAACTTCTTTTGGTGTATGACTACATGCCAAATGGTAGCCTTGATAagtatttgtattgtgatgaacaAACACTTGCACTAAACTGGGCTCAGAGGTTTCGGATAATAAAGGATATTGCATCAGGTTTGTTCTACCTCCATGAAAGATGGGAGAAAGTGGTCATCCACCGTGACATCAAAGCAAGCAATGTTCTCCTTGATAGTGAAATGAATGGGAGACTAGGTGACTTTGGCCTTGCAAGACTTCATGATCATGGAGCGAATCTACAAACCACACATGTGGTTGGTACCATTGGATACCTAGCCCCAGAATTAGTATGCACGGGTAAGGCAACTCCTCTCACGGATGTGTTTGCCTTTGGCATGTTCCTTCTTGAGGTTGCCTGTGGGAAAAGGCCAGTTAACAGCAATCCACAAGGAAATCAACCATTATTAGTTGATTGGGTTCTTGAGCATTGGAATAAGGGAGCACTGAGTGAGGTAGTAGATACAAGGCTACAGAGTGACTATAATGTTGATGAGGCATGCCTGGTGCTAAAGCTGGGACTGTTATGCGCACACCCATTTGCCAATGTAAGACCCAACATGCAGAGTATCATACGGTACCTTGATGGTGATTCACAACTCCCGGAGTTGACAGATACAGACATGAGCTTCAGCCTGCTCTCTATAATGCAGGGTGAAGGGTTTGACCCATACGCATTATCATATCTTTCATCAAAGATGAGCATTGGCACAATATCCGACATTTCAGGAGGAAGATGA
- the LOC124664758 gene encoding L-type lectin-domain containing receptor kinase SIT2-like, with protein MSSSMKRLSLLLFFVVLNHLSELATGQDEFVYSGFTGADLTLDGVATITPNGLLELTNGSFRLRGHAFHPTPIRFGNGSSFAVSYLFAIYCANSNLCGHGMSFLVAASNNFSDTMPTQYLGLINDRNNGYATNRFFAVELDTNWNDEFRDIDNNHVGIDINGLDSVNSSSAGYYHDDGNFQNLTLASYQVMQVWVEYDGDSKKIDVSLAPIHMAKPITPLLSTTYNLATVLTEDMIYVGFSASTGSFISRQYVLGWSFGINRRAPAIDITKLPKLPREGSKPRSKVQKILLPILTAAFVLVLGTTIILLVRRRLRYAELREDWETEFGPHRFSYKDLFHATRGFKSKNLLGVGGFGKVYKGVLPKSRVEIAVKRISHDSKQGMKEFVAEVVSIGHLQHRNLVQLHGYCRRKTELLLVYEYMSNGSLDKYLYDQDEKPTLTWAQRYKIIKGIASGLLYLHEEWEKVVLHRDIKPSNVLLDDELNGRLGDFGLARLYDHDTGPQTTHVVGTIGYLAPELACTNKATPLSDVFSFGMFVLEVTCGRKPIDPTSQLMLSQWVLHNWQQGFLTDAVDTKLQGDYNVDEACLALKLGLLSSHPLVNLRPSMRQVMQYLNGDMAPPDLNPTHMSFNIISLMQNKVSIYSDNELASQ; from the coding sequence ATGAGTAGTAGCATGAAGCGTCTCTCCTTGCTCCTGTTCTTCGTCGTCCTTAACCATCTTTCAGAGCTTGCTACTGGGCAAGATGAATTCGTCTACTCCGGCTTCACTGGGGCAGACCTCACCCTCGACGGCGTGGCTACAATCACACCCAATGGCCTACTTGAGCTGACCAATGGAAGCTTCCGTCTCAGAGGCCATGCTTTTCACCCGACTCCAATCCGGTTTGGCAATGGATCCTCCTTTGCCGTCTCTTATCTGTTTGCTATCTACTGTGCCAATTCCAATCTCTGCGGCCACGGCATGTCCTTTCTCGTTGCTGCTAGCAACAACTTCTCGGACACAATGCCGACCCAGTACTTGGGCCTCATCAACGACCGCAACAACGGCTATGCAACCAACCGCTTCTTCGCTGTGGAACTCGACACTAACTGGAACGATGAGTTCAGGGACATCGACAACAACCATGTTGGAATCGACATCAACGGTCTCGATTCTGTCAACTCCAGCAGCGCGGGCTACTACCACGATGACGGTAACTTCCAAAACTTGACACTCGCGAGCTATCAAGTGATGCAGGTGTGGGTGGAatatgatggagatagcaaaaagATCGATGTGAGCTTGGCTCCCATACACATGGCGAAACCAATCACACCACTACTCTCCACCACCTATAACCTCGCAACGGTGCTCACAGAAGACATGATTTATGTCGGGTTCTCAGCCTCCACAGGCTCATTCATCTCACGGCAGTATGTGCTTGGTTGGAGTTTCGGCATCAACAGGCGTGCTCCAGCAATTGACATCACCAAGCTGCCCAAGCTACCTCGTGAAGGCTCCAAGCCTAGATCCAAGGTACAGAAAATCCTACTGCCAATACTTACTGCAGCATTTGTTCTTGTTCTGGGCACTACTATCATTCTTCTTGTTCGAAGGCGACTAAGGTATGCTGAACTAAGAGAAGATTGGGAAACTGAATTTGGGCCACATAGATTCTCATACAAGGACTTGTTTCATGCAACCCGAGGATTTAAGAGCAAGAATCTACTAGGTGTTGGAGGATTTGGAAAGGTATACAAGGGAGTGCTTCCAAAGTCTAGAGTGGAGATTGCTGTGAAAAGGATCTCCCATGACTCCAAGCAAGGAATGAAAGAATTTGTCGCTGAGGTTGTAAGTATCGGCCACCTCCAACACCGTAATCTTGTACAATTGCATGGCTATTGCCGTCGCAAAACGGAGCTTCTTTTGGTGTATGAATATATGTCGAATGGAAGTCTTGACAAGTACTTGTATGATCAAGACGAGAAGCCTACTTTAACTTGGGCCCAAAGATACAAAATCATTAAAGGAATTGCATCCGGCTTGCTTTATCTTCACGAGGAATGGGAGAAAGTTGTACTGCATCGAGACATCAAGCCAAGCAATGTGCTCCTTGATGATGAACTAAATGGGCGACTTGGTGATTTTGGCTTAGCAAGGTTATATGACCACGATACAGGCCCTCAAACTACACATGTGGTTGGCACCATTGGATACCTAGCTCCTGAGCTAGCATGCACCAACAAAGCAACCCCTCTTAGTGATGTATTTTCGTTTGGCATGTTTGTTCTTGAAGTCACTTGTGGGCGAAAGCCCATCGACCCAACATCACAACTCATGTTGTCTCAATGGGTGCTTCACAATTGGCAGCAAGGATTTCTCACAGATGCAGTGGATACCAAGCTCCAAGGTGACTACAATGTTGATGAGGCATGCCTAGCTCTCAAGTTAGGATTGCTCAGCTCACACCCATTAGTCAATTTAAGGCCCAGCATGAGGCAGGTTATGCAGTATCTCAACGGTGACATGGCACCCCCAGATCTGAATCCGACACATATGAGCTTCAACATTATATCCTTGATGCAGAACAAAGTTTCGATCTACAGTGACAATGAACTAGCATCACAATAG
- the LOC124664759 gene encoding outer envelope protein 61-like, with amino-acid sequence MMNPEMMRLAQEQMSRMSPADFARMQQQVMSNPDLLKQATESMRNMRTEDFKRAAQQLNHTSPEEILRMTEKVASAKPGEFAAMKAQADARMSYAISGAKMLKQQGNELHSRGKYIDAAAKYKLAKDNLQNVPSAAGHTLQLQCALNLMSCYLKSAKFEECVNEGSEILAYDSSNVKAYYRRGQAYKELGNLEAAVADLGKAHEISPEDETIAEVLRDAEAKLTTNLPKGLVIEEIVEEEEEDSFQPPSPQNVVAEKSDEIDQSTDQPSLDSLPSAPDMQDVMRTFMEDPAMQQVLTSMMKNMSPDTMADMSRQFGLNLTTEDAAKAQDAISQLSPESLHKMMKWMDRAQRGVEAAKKTKNWLMARKGLIIAIVLLIVAFILHRLGFIGR; translated from the coding sequence ATGATGAATCCGGAGATGATGAGGCTGGCGCAGGAGCAGATGAGCCGCATGTCCCCGGCCGACTTCGCCAGGATGCAGCAGCAGGTGATGTCCAATCCAGACCTGCTGAAGCAAGCAACCGAGAGCATGAGAAACATGAGAACCGAGGACTTCAAACGAGCCGCGCAGCAGCTCAACCACACAAGCCCAGAGGAAATACTTCGCATGACCGAAAAAGTCGCCAGCGCTAAGCCCGGGGAGTTCGCCGCCATGAAGGCCCAGGCCGATGCGCGGATGTCGTACGCGATATCCGGTGCCAAGATGTTGAAGCAGCAGGGTAACGAGCTCCATAGCCGTGGGAAGTACATCGATGCTGCTGCCAAGTACAAGCTCGCCAAGGATAACCTGCAGAACGTACCGTCAGCAGCTGGGCACACGTTGCAGCTGCAATGTGCCCTTAATTTGATGTCCTGCTACCTGAAATCGGCCAAGTTTGAGGAGTGCGTGAATGAAGGTTCGGAGATCCTAGCCTATGACTCGAGCAATGTTAAAGCGTACTACCGAAGGGGCCAGGCTTACAAGGAACTTGGGAACCTGGAAGCTGCCGTTGCTGACCTCGGTAAAGCCCATGAAATCTCTCCGGAGGATGAAACCATTGCAGAGGTTCTGAGAGACGCGGAAGCGAAACTTACAACTAACCTGCCAAAGGGACTTGTTATTGAGGAAatcgtagaagaagaagaagaagacagtttcCAGCCTCCATCTCCGCAAAACGTTGTTGCGGAGAAATCTGATGAAATAGACCAAAGTACGGACCAGCCATCACTTGATTCTCTACCTTCCGCACCTGATATGCAAGACGTCATGAGAACTTTCATGGAAGACCCTGCAATGCAACAGGTGCTTACATCCATGATGAAAAACATGAGTCCGGATACAATGGCAGACATGAGTAGGCAGTTTGGTCTGAATCTGACAACGGAGGATGCTGCCAAGGCCCAAGATGCTATATCACAGTTATCTCCGGAAAGTTTGCACAAAATGATGAAATGGATGGACAGAGCACAGCGAGGAGTAGAAGCCGCAAAGAAGACAAAGAACTGGCTCATGGCCAGGAAAGGCTTGATCATCGCTATTGTCTTGCTGATTGTGGCCTTCATCCTCCACCGGCTTGGATTCATTGGTAGGTGA